The sequence GCTATTGGCAGTACGATCGGGGTTGACTGGTATAATTCGGCATTGCTCATCCCCGTGTGCGCTGGTGTCCGATATGACCTTGCCCGGCCGGGGCAGAAAAACCTTCGGGTGTTCTCCAGCTTCGATACAGGTTGGGGATTTACCTGGTTGAATGAAGATCCCAGCGGCTATAAAACAACGGGCGGCTGGGTGATTTCGCCGGGTATTGGCTTTCGGGTTGGAAAGCCAACCAGCGCCAATTTCATTATGTCATTGAGCTATAAACGTCAGGAAGCAGAGGCCGATAAACCGCTTTTCTGGAATGAACTCGCCAAACATGAAACGCGGGTATACAATCGAATGACCGTTCGATTAGGAATTAGTTTTTAAGGATGACCAAATGACTAATTTGCGTCTCACTATATACCATTCACACAGATGGCCTAACAATTCGTGCATCTGCTGTGTTATAGGTTCCGGTCTCTGAGTTCAATTTCGTTGATTTATAGGGGCTATTAGTGGAACAGGATCTATTTTTCCAGTGCAATTCTGCTTCAGGAAAATATTTTCAGGTGGTTACAACGGTTCAATATGTTTTATTGTCTTAAACCTTGATGGGTGTTCGCAATCAAACGATAAGCTAACGAACTAAAGAGAAGAACTATGGAGTCTGTATACTGGCATTCACATCAGCAGGAAAATTGGGACGTTCTTCCCTCTGAACCTAAACAACAGGCAACAGGTGGCTTATCGCGTGGCTTTGGTGGGCAGTTTCCGGATTCTATGGCCAGTGAGGTAGCGGTGTTAGAACCGACGGTGTTTACAAGTGAAAATCAACTTTTGAGTGATATAAAAAACGTTATGAGAAAAATGGCCATGATTGTAGTTGGGATAACGCTCTTTGTAGCAGGTTATCGCCACACTCACCGACAGACCGCATATGTTACCGCACAAGCCGCCTTATCGAATTCTGGTTATGCTACAACACCCAAAGTTGTTCCAGATAATATCAAACAGACTGTTGCCTTTCGATTAGTGCAACCTCTTTAGGAAATAACCAATACTAAAAAAGCCTCTCAGAAAATTCTGAGAGGCTTTTTTAGTATCAAGCTAGTTAAGTTCAACCCAGACTAGGCCATGGCGAACTTGTTTTGATTGCGTTTGCGCTCGTTCTCATCCAGGTAGATTTTACGAATTCGCATCGCCTTTGGCGTTACTTCCAGGTATTCATCCTTCTGGATGTATTCCATCGATTCTTCGAGAGAAAACGAGATTTTCGGAGCAATCTTAACGTTATTATCCGAACCAGAGGCCCGCATGTTGGTCAATTGCTTTGCCGTTTGCACGTTTACAACGATATCGTTCTGGCGGTTATGTTCGCCAATTACCTGGCCTGTATAAATTTCGTCGCCGGGTTCAACAAAGAAAGAGCCCCGATCCTGAAGTTTATCAATTGAGTAAGCCGTAGCAACACCGCTGGTCATTGAAATCAGCGAGCCGTTTATCCGCTCAGGAATTGCACCTTTATACGGCTGATATTCTTTGAAACGGTGGCTCATGACAGCTTCACCAAATGTAGAAGTCAATACGTTCGAGCGCAGACCGATCAACCCACGTGACGGAATTTCAAACTCCAGATGTTGCAAATCGCCTTTCGGTTCCATGATCAGCAGTTCACCCTTCCGTTGCGTAGCCAGTTCGATTACTTTACCAGCAGTTTCTTCCGGTACATCGACAACAAGGGTCTCAACGGGTTCCAGTTTCTGACCGTTCTCATCTTCCTTGTAAAGAACCTGTGGCTGACCAACCTGCAATTCGTATCCTTCACGACGCATTGTTTCGATTAATACCGACAAGTGAAGAATGCCGCGACCATATACCAGGAATCGGTCTTCGCTATCGGTTGCCTCGACGCGCAGAGCCAGGTTTTTTTCGATTTCCTTGTAAAGCCGGTCGCGCAGGTGACGAGAGGTCACAAACTTTCCTTCCCTACCAAAGAATGGCGAGTTATTGATCGTGAACAACATGTTCATGGTCGGCTCATCCACCGAAATCCGAGCAAGTGCCTCGGGCGTATCAGCATCAGTCAGTGTATCTCCGATCTCAAACTCTTCAATACCCGTAACCGCACAGATGTCACCACACTGAACCTCCGAAACTTTGAGTTTACCTAACCCTTCGAAAGTGTGTAATTCTTTTATTTTTACTTTCTTGATCGATCCATCTGACTTTACAAGGGCCATATTGGCACCTTCTTTCAGCGTTCCACGGTGTACGCGGCCGATAGCGATCCGACCAACGAAAGCCGAATAATCGAGTGACGTAACCTGCATCTGCGGCAGACCTTCTCTGATAGGAGCCGACGGAATGTGTTCAACAATCGTATCGAGCAGATATGTGATGTTATCGGTTGGTGTTTTCCAGTCCGGTCCCATCCACCCCTGTTTCGACGAACCGTAAACAGTTGGGAAGTCGAGCTGATCTTCCGTGGCACCCAGGTTAAACATCAGGTCGAATACCTGTTCGTGTACTTCGTCAGGGCGGCAGTTTTCTTTATCAACTTTGTTGATAATGACGATGGGTTTCAGCCCTAATGAGAGCGCTTTACCTAACACAAAGCGTGTTTGCGGCATGGCACCTTCAAAGGCATCCACCAACAGACAAACGCCATCGGCCATTTTAAGAACGCGCTCAACTTCACCGCCGAAGTCACTGTGGCCCGGTGTGTCGATAATGTTGATTTTAACGTCTTTATAGCGAACCGATACGTTTTTAGAAACGATGGTAATACCCCGTTCCCGTTCCAGGTCGTTATTGTCTAAGATCAGGTCCCCAAATTCCTGATTATCCCGAAAGAGCTTAGACGCATGAATAATTTTATCAACCAGGGTAGTTTTACCGTGGTCGACGTGGGCGATGATTGCTATGTTGCGAATTGCTTGCATACAGTCCTGAACTGATAGTCTTCTGATTATCCTGATGAACTATGATCGATCCAGATCAGCGTAATCATAACAATCACACGAATCACAGTCCAGACAGTTAATTTTGCCGCAAAGATACGAATTTTTACGCTGAAACACAGAATTTTACAACTAATAAAACGAAAAAAGGCCCAAGGGAGGGCCTAACTATAATATAAATCCTATTTCTTAACAATTGCTTAATGATTCGGGCAACCACAGGGGTTTTTCTTTCGAAATAATCCGGTGTTAAACAGGCCTCCACGTTTGGGTTTATAGCCTTTACGCTTTCGCCCAATGGCCGTTGTTTCGGTGGTATTCTTACTGGCAACAGCCATTGTTTCGATAGGCACCTCAAGCAATATCAGTGACACGGCGGTCAGTAAAAGTATTTTCGTCTTTTTCATAGCCTCAACCTGTTTTGTCCATAACGCAAATTTGGCGCTCTTAGTCGCAATTATGGCTAAAAATCTATTATTTAGCTTATTATGAGCGATACGTCTACTTTTCTGTTCGTGTATGGTACACTGCGACCAACTTTTGACAACGCATTTTCCCAATATCTTCGGCAACGTGCCCACTACATGGGCGACGGCTGGTTTCCGGGTCAGCTTCTCGATCTGGGAAGTTATCCGGGTGCTGTTTATGACCGAAGCAGCACAGCAACAGTACGGGGAACCGTGTATGATATCCGTAAAAACAGCGAAACAGTGCTTACGTATCTGGACTATTATGAAGGAGTTGGATCAGAATTTGAATCACCAACCGAATATGTTCGGGCCATTGTTCCTGTCCGCTGTAAAGGCACTCTCATTGACTGCTGGGTATACCTGTATAATCACCCGTCAGACGATAAGCCGCTCATCGAATCAGGTGATTATAGCCACTTTTTAAACCAGTCGAGGTAAGATTCGATAGAAATATAAAAATCCCGGCACTCGACAGTACCGGGATTTTTTATTGCTGGTTGATAGCGACTACCTCGGACCTCTGGCGCGTCCTCCGCCCCGATAACCACCACCATTATTTCCATAACCCTGACGGGCGTTCGGGCTATTGTAGTAACGTGGTCCTGAATAACGCGGGCGCACTACCACCGGTGGCCTTACCACTACTGGTGGGCGATAGTAGCCATAGGGTCGGTATCCATAACCATAAGGACTATAACCATAACCATAATAAGGACGAGGGCCATAGCCAACTCCTGTATTTACATAAGCGGGGCCACAGCTTGCCATCAGAACAACCAGTAAACCAGCCATTAGGATAGGCATTAATTTGATAGTTTTCATGATTTCTGTTCACTGTTTATTTGTTGAACCATCTATTAACCGTTTGGTTTGAGGTCGACTCCGTTTACCAACGCCGTCTACCGTAACCACCACGCCAGGCTCGGTGCCCGTAACCGTACCCATAATTTGCATAGGGACGGACAACAATCGGCGGTGCTACAACGACCGGGGGAGCAAGTACAACCCGTGGCGGAACAATTACGACCGGAGGCTGCACTGACGGATAAGGCCGACCATACTGGTCATATTGACCATATGGGTTTGGGTAATTCGGGTTATAGCCATTTCCATTAGGATAGTTCTGACCATAGCCATTTGGGTAATTGGGATTCGGATAATTCTGACCATATCCATTACCGTACCCATTCGGGTAGTTCGGATTATAACCATTATTCGGATACGTTTGACCGTAACCAGGCCCATATCCCTGTCCGAAACTAACAGTAGCTACTCCCAACAAAAGACCAGCTACCAATGCACTCCATTTTGTCGTTTTCATCGCCATGGTGGGCTTTCACCCGATTTGTAAGTTAGACAGACCTACACCCATTGCGTTTAATTAAAACGTAGATATTGTGGTTAAAGTTTTATTAAAAAGGCCTGATCATAGTACTACGATCAGGCCTTTTTAATAAAACTCGACTGAGTGAATTACGCTTTTAACTTCCCTTTCAGGTAGCTTAATGCCAGTTTGTAGGCATCGGCAGCCGCTTCTTTATTGTAAACCGGATTACTTGGGTTAGCAAAACCATGACCTGCATCATACATTTTCACCGTAACTTTTTCGCCCGCTTTTCCCATGTTTTCTTCAAACATCTTTACCGATTCTGGTGTAATGCCTTTGTCCTGGCTACCAAAGATACCCAACACGTCCGTTTCAAGCGTTTTCAGCTTCTCTACGTCCTGTTCAGGGCGACCATAGTACATGACGCAGCCTTTAGCCTGCTTGCCTTCCAGAATAGCCGATTGCAGCGACAGCATACCCCCGAAACACCAGCCTACGCTGGCAAATTCAGCTTTGGGACCTGCATAGGCAATGGCCCCTTTCATGATACTGCCTATCCGATCTTTATTAGCTGCCTGCATCAATTTACCTGCTTCTGCAGGTTCGGTCGCAACCTTCCCATCATACATATCAACTGCCAGGACATTTACATCCTTAAGATCGTTGTAGAACGTTTCAGACTGCTGCTTGATGTTGTCATTGAGTCCCCACCATTCCTGATACACTAACAACCACTTATCTGATGGCTTTTTGGCTTTCAACAAAAAACCATTGGCCGACTGACCGTCGGGAGTCGAAAATTTGACCATCTCGCCAGCACCCGTGTAGGTAAAGGGTAGGGGAGCTTCATGCAGGCGCTGAAAAGCGGGATCAGCCGCCATTGCCGACATGTCATTTCCACTGGTATGGCAAAGTGGAATTTTCGTCTCTTCCTGCTTTGGAGTTAGCCAGGAAACAAGCGACATAAAAAACGAAAGACCGGTTATGAAAACGATTTTCATGAGTGTTTGGTGATAATTAGTTTAGTAGATTAAGGTAACTGACTGAGTAAGGCATTAGTTAGGCTGATCCATAAAAAATGGGTAAGCTGTCTGCTTTGCGCACACAAGTTACCCATTTTTCACGTTCACCGGATTAAGCCTTTATTAACTCAAAAATTGTGATTTCCGGCAAAATACCGACTCTGCCCGGATAACCGATGTAGCCATACCCCCGGTTAACATACAACCGTTGATTACCTTCCTGGTATAACCCAGCCCATTGTTTATAAAAATACTGCGCCGGGCTCCATTTTACATCGCCAAGATCTACGCCAAACTGGGCTCCGTGGGTATGCCCACTAAATTGTACGTCGATATCCGGGTATTTTGGCCGAACCTCAGCATCCCAATGCGTCGGATCATGCGACAAAAGAAGTTTTACCGGATATTCTTCGGTACCCTGATAGGCTTTTGCCAGATTACCTGCCCGTAAGGCCGCCGGACCGAAACCAAGGTTCTGTACACCAATGAGGGCAAGTTTATCGCCGTTCATATCCAGAATCTTATTTTCATCCATCATAATATTCCAGCCCATCTGTTTGTGGGCGGCAACCACATTCATAACGTTCTGCCGTTCGGCCTGGGCGCTCGGCCACTGCACATATTTGCCATAATCATGATTGCCAAGGGTCGAATAAACACCCAACGGAGCTTTCAGCTTATCAAATACGTCGATATAACTATTCACCTCTTCGGCATGGCTATTGACCAGATCACCCGTAAAAAAGATAATATCGGGTTTCTGCCCGAGGAGCATCTCAACGCCCCCCCGCACGGCTGTTTTATTGAAGAAACTTCCCGAATGAATATCCGAAATCTGGGCGATAGTCATGCCATTGAACCCTGAGGGTAGGTTTTTCAGCGGGAGCTTGACGCGACGAATACGATAATCATGTGCCCCAGACAAAATACCCCATGTAAAACCGACCAGCGGAATTGTTCCAACAACCAGAGCTGTTTTCATCAGGAATTCCGAACGGGGAATTGCATCGGTGGCTGGTAAAGTCTTGGTGGTCGTATCCTCAACTGCCTCACGAACTTCTGGCTTGTAGAATAGGGAGACTATCCACCGGAAAAATCGCCCGATGTCGTCAATGAAAATGATTAATACGGCAAAAATTTTCGAGAAATACGGAATGGCGATCGTTGCCCACAGAAATGTACGGGTATTTCGGCTAATGGAGTCAGGCGGCAGAAACTGCATGACAACATATAATAGAATTGATATAGCCGTAAAGCCCCAGTAGATGAGTGCAATTGTTCGTTGGGTGCTTTCGCTCGCCGATCGGCTTAGCGTTTTGATCGCCTGATAGACGTACGTATCAATGAGCAATAAAATTGCCGGCAGAATAAAAAATAAGGCTGTACGGTTCATTGGGGGCTCTTATGGATGTATGGCAAACGCATGGTTCGTTGCAATAGTTTAAAAACAGAAAAACAGCAGGGAGCACGGTATTAACGTTGTGCTCACTGCTGTTTTTCTGCTTACCAATCCTAAACTAATTCTTCTTCAAGTTGCTTTCTGCGCTCCAGGGCAGGATCTTTCTTACCAAACCACTTCATCCGGATTCGCTCGTTCACCCAGTACATACACGGTACAATGACCAGTGTCAACACGGTTGAGAACGTCAGACCATAGATGATTGTCCAGGCTAGAATATTCCAGAATACAGAGCTATCGCCACCAATAACCATGTGTGGGTCGAAATCACGGAAGAGCGTAACGAAGTCGATAGTCAGACCAAAAGCCAGCGGAATCAGTCCCAGTACGGCAGCCGAAGCTGTCAGCAATACGGGCGTCAAACGAATACCGCCCGCTTCAATGATCGCTTCGCGCAGTGGAACACCCCGACCACGTAACTCCTCAATGAACTCAATGAGCAGAATACCGTTTTTCACCACAATACCGGCCAGAGCAATGATACCAACCCCGGACATGATAACTGAGAACGTTTTCCCGGTAATGATGAAGCCCAGTAATACACCAATCAGCGACAACAGAATCGTCGTGAAAATGATCAATGGCTTTACCACTGAGTTAAACTGCGTTGCCAGAATCAGATAGATCAACAGAATAGCGATACCGAATGCAGAAACCAGGAAGTTCATCGACTCCTGCTGGTCTTCCTGTTCACCACCCATTTTGATGGTATAGCCATTTGGCACTTCCATATCATTCACAAGCTGCTGAATCTCAGCTACAATCTCATTGGCGTTGTAGCCTGTCACCACATCAGAACTTAAGGTAACGATACGCTGCTGGTTCTTGCGGTTAATTTGGCTAAACGTTGTCGAATAGCTGATATTGGCTACAGATGTAATCGGAACCTGCCGCAATTGCCCGCCCGTTACCATGTCGCGATACACAATATTCAGGCTTAGCAGTCGGTCAATCTGACTCCGGTCATCGGGTTTCAAGCGAACCATAATCGGGTATTCGTCCTTCGCATCCCGGAACTTCGATACTTCCAGGCCGAACAACGCTGTCCGGATGGCCATCGCTATTTGCGCCGATGAAATACCTTCCCGTTCCGCTTTGTCGCGATCGATGTCGATAACGATTTCGGGTTTATTCGTAATCAGATCGGATTTGAGTTGATCGATTCCCTTAATGCCAGACTTACTGATCTTTTGGCGTACCTGTTTTTCCAGTGCACTCAATTCGGCAAAATCATCGCCCGCAATTTCAATGGCAATGGGTTTACCCGTTGGCGGACCGTTGGCTTCGCGTTCTACCGAAATTTCGCTACCGGGTAAGCCTTTCATGGCAACCCGCACTTTGGCCAGCAGCGAATCGGTAGAGATTCCTTTTCGTTCTTCGTTCCCTTTAAACGCAATCGTCACTTTCGATTTTTGCGGAGTGGCCGATCGGTCAGGATTTGAGGGGTCGCCCGCGTTTTTACCGACGTTCGAGATCACGGAGTTCACCACATCAGTAGCGTTATTATCAGCGAGAACTTTAAATACCCGCTTTTCGATCACTCTGGTCACCGAATCCGTGACGCGTGCGTCAGTACCGACAGGCATTACATTATAAACGTAAATATAGTCGGGCTCTCCACTCGGGAAAAAGATAACTTTAGGCTGGGCAATTCCCGTAATAAAGAACGTCAGAATCAGCAGACTAAAGGCTGCCAGAATCGCGATTACAGGCCTCCAACCGGTTAAAATCCATGAAATCAGGCGACGGTATCCATTCTTCAGACCCGGTAGCAACCGCTCCTGGAAAGGAAGAATCAATCTGGGGGTCAATACGTAATGGTTAAACACGTAGAGGATAATGAACAACAGAAACAAGTTTCCGATACCCCGGTCGATCACGTAGCCAATGCCCGCCAGCACCGTCATGATAATGAGCGGACGCTTGATTTCATCAAAGCTCTGTTTGTCTTCGTGATTATCGTCTTCATGCCGTTTCATGAATGTTACGGCAAAAACCGGATTGATCACATAAGCCACAAACAACGAAGCAAACAAGGTTAAAATAAGCGTCAGAGGAAGAAACTTCATGAATTCGCCCACAATACCTGGCCAGAATAGCAGCGGGAAAAACGGCGCAATTGTCGTCAGAGTCCCAGAGAACACCGGTACAAATACCTCACCAGCGGCCGCTTTTACGGCCTGTTTGATGTTCCAGTCTTTGTTTTCGTTAAAGAGTCGGTGGGAGTTTTCGATAACCACAATGGCATCATCGACCACCAGACCCAACCCAAGCAGGAACGCAAATAAAACAATGGTATTCAGGGTGAAAGCCGTTCCAACAACGGGCCCAACCACTGGCATAACCACAAACGCTACCAACGCCGACAGAGGTACTGATAAGCCAATAAAAACGGCATCGCGAACCCCCATAAAGAACATGAGGATCAATACCACGAAGATGAAACCTAACACAACGGTATTGATCAGATCATTGACATTTTCGCGGGTTGGTTCCGATGAATCAGCGGTGACCTTCACATCAAGACCCTGAGGAAAACGCGTGTCCCGGTATTCTTCAATGGTTTTTTCAATATTATCGGCTGCCGACAACAGGTTAGCTCCCGAGCGCTTGATAACGTTCAGAGTAATAACCGACTTGTTGTTCAGACGGGCAAAATCCTGTTGCTCTTCGAAATTGTCCCGTACTTCGGCAATATCACCAAGCCGCACGGTTGCGCCCGTTGCCGTCCGGATTTGAAGGTTCTGAAGTTGATCTACATCCGTAAATTCACCCTTTACCCGCACTGTCCGGCGAACACCATCGACGTTCAGTTCGCCACCTGATACGTTAATATTTTCGCCCTGAACGGCCTGCTGAATATCCGTGAATGCCAGACCCGCCGACTGCATCCGGGGAAGGTCGACATTGATCTGAATCTCACGCGTCAACGCACCTACGATGTCCACACGCCGAATTTCAGGCATAGCTTCAATAGCGTCCTGTAAATCTTCGGCATATTCTTTGAGTTGCTTCAGCGAGAAATTACCGGCCATGTTGATGTTCATGATCGGAAACTCGGAGAAGTTCACATCCTGTGCTGTCGGGCCAGAGTCGAGTTTTTGCGGGAGATCAGGTTTCGCTTTGTCGATGGCATCACGAACACGCTGTAGGGCTTCGGCGGTTTGCACATCCGGATTGAATTCAACCAGTATGACCGATACGTCCTGCAAGGCATTCGATTTGATCCGCTTCACGCCCGAAATGGACTTCAATTGCTTCTCTATCTGCTTGTTGATTGTATTTTCGATATCGGCAGGAGCCGTTCCTACGTACACCGTATTGATGTACACCTGCGGCACTTTGATATCCGGGAACTGCTCCTTCGGCAGATTATTATACACAAACAACCCACCGAGTGTAATCAGGAAGGTGAAAATGTAAATCGCCGTTCGGTTCTCCACGCACCAGTTGGTGAATCCGAGGGTTTTATAATGTTCAAATTTCATAAAAAAATGAGTTTTTAGTTTCCAGTTATATGCCCGATTATCAACCTAAAAGTTGAAAAACCGTAAACTGAAACCTCACTTAGAAATTGATTGGTTGTCCGTCAACTAAATCCTGGTACCCGGCAGTAACGATCTGATCGCCTGCCTGCAATCCTTGCGTAATCGCAATTTTGCCCCCGTATGATTCACCCGTTTTCACCGTCCGTGCTTTTGCTATTTTCTTGCCCCCTTCATTGACCGCCACATAAACCAGTTGTCCGCTTTCTGTACTTTGAATCAGATTTTGGTTAATCACAATAGCATTTCCTAAGGTTTTGTCATTGATTTTTATCTGTGCCAGCATGTTTGGCTTCAGGCTATTATCGGATGGGAGGGGAGCTTCAATCGTGAACGTCCGGCTCAGTGGATCGACAGTTGTTGACACGAAGCTGATACGGGAATTCAACTCCCGGTTTAAATCCGGAAAACGAACCAGCACGGCATCACCTTTTCGTACGCTACCCGAATAGGTGTCCGATACTTTAGCAACCACTTTGAGTTGCGATAGATTGACGACCCGAACTAAACCGATACCCGGTGCCGCCGACTGACCAACCTTTACACTTACCTGATCGACAACGCCCGAAATTGGGGCCGTAACCGTAGACTGACCCAATTGGGCGTTCAGCGTTGACAAACGGCGCTCCAGTGATTCCTTGTTGTTTTTAGCCTGTAAATACTGAATCTCCGTTCCGATCTGTTGTTTCCAGAGCGCAGATTGCTTTTCAAACACTGTGTTTGCCAGCGACAACTGGGTTTTCACTTCGGAGATCGACTCCCGCAAAATCTGGTCATCGACCTGAGCAATGGCTGAGCCAGCCCGAACATTATCGCCCTCTTTGACGTAAACAGCTGTAATGACCCCACCCGACTTCGGCGAAACCTGCACGTTGTTTTTTGCGTCGATCGTACCTTGCAGTTCAACAAAGTGACGGAATGTCGTGGCCGAAACAGGAGCTACCGTGACATCTTTAACGCGGGCTTCCTCTTCCTTTTTTGGCTCGAGTTTTGCCAGATCGCCCTCCAGGGTTTTGATCTTTGTGGCCAGCTCGGTTTCCTGTTTTTTCAGTTCAGCGAGTTCATCACGCTTACCCTGCAAATCTGATTTTTTCTCCTGCGAACAAGCTATTAACAGACTTGTTGCTAAGGCAATGGCATAATATGCTTTCATTGTAGATCTATTTTTATGTCGTGTTGTGGGAGGGGTGTTATGGGGTGGTTACTGGCCAGAATACAATTTACCGCTAGCCTTATCGGCATCCACTTTCGTTTGCAAAAAGTTGTATAGCGACACGAAGTAGTTATTCTGCGCCTGCCGAAACGAATTTTCAGCATCCAGCACCTCAATGTTCGAGCCAACGCCCTCCTGATATTTAATCTTGGTTACCCGCGCAACCTCTTTTGCCAGATCGACATTGCGTTTTTGTGTTCGCAACGTTTGTAAACTGTTTTTGAGCGTTACCGACGCCTGGCGAATTTGCAGATCAATTGAGTTTTTCAAAAGAATACTGCTATTCTGCGTCTTCTGCAACGTAAACCGCTTTTGCTGAGCCTGATAACGCTTTTGAAAACCATCGAAAATTGGAATCGATAAGTTGATGCCAATG comes from Spirosoma aureum and encodes:
- the typA gene encoding translational GTPase TypA — translated: MQAIRNIAIIAHVDHGKTTLVDKIIHASKLFRDNQEFGDLILDNNDLERERGITIVSKNVSVRYKDVKINIIDTPGHSDFGGEVERVLKMADGVCLLVDAFEGAMPQTRFVLGKALSLGLKPIVIINKVDKENCRPDEVHEQVFDLMFNLGATEDQLDFPTVYGSSKQGWMGPDWKTPTDNITYLLDTIVEHIPSAPIREGLPQMQVTSLDYSAFVGRIAIGRVHRGTLKEGANMALVKSDGSIKKVKIKELHTFEGLGKLKVSEVQCGDICAVTGIEEFEIGDTLTDADTPEALARISVDEPTMNMLFTINNSPFFGREGKFVTSRHLRDRLYKEIEKNLALRVEATDSEDRFLVYGRGILHLSVLIETMRREGYELQVGQPQVLYKEDENGQKLEPVETLVVDVPEETAGKVIELATQRKGELLIMEPKGDLQHLEFEIPSRGLIGLRSNVLTSTFGEAVMSHRFKEYQPYKGAIPERINGSLISMTSGVATAYSIDKLQDRGSFFVEPGDEIYTGQVIGEHNRQNDIVVNVQTAKQLTNMRASGSDNNVKIAPKISFSLEESMEYIQKDEYLEVTPKAMRIRKIYLDENERKRNQNKFAMA
- a CDS encoding gamma-glutamylcyclotransferase family protein; translated protein: MSDTSTFLFVYGTLRPTFDNAFSQYLRQRAHYMGDGWFPGQLLDLGSYPGAVYDRSSTATVRGTVYDIRKNSETVLTYLDYYEGVGSEFESPTEYVRAIVPVRCKGTLIDCWVYLYNHPSDDKPLIESGDYSHFLNQSR
- a CDS encoding neuropeptide-like protein 29; translated protein: MKTIKLMPILMAGLLVVLMASCGPAYVNTGVGYGPRPYYGYGYSPYGYGYRPYGYYRPPVVVRPPVVVRPRYSGPRYYNSPNARQGYGNNGGGYRGGGRARGPR
- a CDS encoding dienelactone hydrolase family protein; amino-acid sequence: MKIVFITGLSFFMSLVSWLTPKQEETKIPLCHTSGNDMSAMAADPAFQRLHEAPLPFTYTGAGEMVKFSTPDGQSANGFLLKAKKPSDKWLLVYQEWWGLNDNIKQQSETFYNDLKDVNVLAVDMYDGKVATEPAEAGKLMQAANKDRIGSIMKGAIAYAGPKAEFASVGWCFGGMLSLQSAILEGKQAKGCVMYYGRPEQDVEKLKTLETDVLGIFGSQDKGITPESVKMFEENMGKAGEKVTVKMYDAGHGFANPSNPVYNKEAAADAYKLALSYLKGKLKA
- a CDS encoding metallophosphoesterase, which encodes MNRTALFFILPAILLLIDTYVYQAIKTLSRSASESTQRTIALIYWGFTAISILLYVVMQFLPPDSISRNTRTFLWATIAIPYFSKIFAVLIIFIDDIGRFFRWIVSLFYKPEVREAVEDTTTKTLPATDAIPRSEFLMKTALVVGTIPLVGFTWGILSGAHDYRIRRVKLPLKNLPSGFNGMTIAQISDIHSGSFFNKTAVRGGVEMLLGQKPDIIFFTGDLVNSHAEEVNSYIDVFDKLKAPLGVYSTLGNHDYGKYVQWPSAQAERQNVMNVVAAHKQMGWNIMMDENKILDMNGDKLALIGVQNLGFGPAALRAGNLAKAYQGTEEYPVKLLLSHDPTHWDAEVRPKYPDIDVQFSGHTHGAQFGVDLGDVKWSPAQYFYKQWAGLYQEGNQRLYVNRGYGYIGYPGRVGILPEITIFELIKA
- a CDS encoding efflux RND transporter permease subunit — protein: MKFEHYKTLGFTNWCVENRTAIYIFTFLITLGGLFVYNNLPKEQFPDIKVPQVYINTVYVGTAPADIENTINKQIEKQLKSISGVKRIKSNALQDVSVILVEFNPDVQTAEALQRVRDAIDKAKPDLPQKLDSGPTAQDVNFSEFPIMNINMAGNFSLKQLKEYAEDLQDAIEAMPEIRRVDIVGALTREIQINVDLPRMQSAGLAFTDIQQAVQGENINVSGGELNVDGVRRTVRVKGEFTDVDQLQNLQIRTATGATVRLGDIAEVRDNFEEQQDFARLNNKSVITLNVIKRSGANLLSAADNIEKTIEEYRDTRFPQGLDVKVTADSSEPTRENVNDLINTVVLGFIFVVLILMFFMGVRDAVFIGLSVPLSALVAFVVMPVVGPVVGTAFTLNTIVLFAFLLGLGLVVDDAIVVIENSHRLFNENKDWNIKQAVKAAAGEVFVPVFSGTLTTIAPFFPLLFWPGIVGEFMKFLPLTLILTLFASLFVAYVINPVFAVTFMKRHEDDNHEDKQSFDEIKRPLIIMTVLAGIGYVIDRGIGNLFLLFIILYVFNHYVLTPRLILPFQERLLPGLKNGYRRLISWILTGWRPVIAILAAFSLLILTFFITGIAQPKVIFFPSGEPDYIYVYNVMPVGTDARVTDSVTRVIEKRVFKVLADNNATDVVNSVISNVGKNAGDPSNPDRSATPQKSKVTIAFKGNEERKGISTDSLLAKVRVAMKGLPGSEISVEREANGPPTGKPIAIEIAGDDFAELSALEKQVRQKISKSGIKGIDQLKSDLITNKPEIVIDIDRDKAEREGISSAQIAMAIRTALFGLEVSKFRDAKDEYPIMVRLKPDDRSQIDRLLSLNIVYRDMVTGGQLRQVPITSVANISYSTTFSQINRKNQQRIVTLSSDVVTGYNANEIVAEIQQLVNDMEVPNGYTIKMGGEQEDQQESMNFLVSAFGIAILLIYLILATQFNSVVKPLIIFTTILLSLIGVLLGFIITGKTFSVIMSGVGIIALAGIVVKNGILLIEFIEELRGRGVPLREAIIEAGGIRLTPVLLTASAAVLGLIPLAFGLTIDFVTLFRDFDPHMVIGGDSSVFWNILAWTIIYGLTFSTVLTLVIVPCMYWVNERIRMKWFGKKDPALERRKQLEEELV
- a CDS encoding efflux RND transporter periplasmic adaptor subunit — protein: MKAYYAIALATSLLIACSQEKKSDLQGKRDELAELKKQETELATKIKTLEGDLAKLEPKKEEEARVKDVTVAPVSATTFRHFVELQGTIDAKNNVQVSPKSGGVITAVYVKEGDNVRAGSAIAQVDDQILRESISEVKTQLSLANTVFEKQSALWKQQIGTEIQYLQAKNNKESLERRLSTLNAQLGQSTVTAPISGVVDQVSVKVGQSAAPGIGLVRVVNLSQLKVVAKVSDTYSGSVRKGDAVLVRFPDLNRELNSRISFVSTTVDPLSRTFTIEAPLPSDNSLKPNMLAQIKINDKTLGNAIVINQNLIQSTESGQLVYVAVNEGGKKIAKARTVKTGESYGGKIAITQGLQAGDQIVTAGYQDLVDGQPINF